A stretch of Pseudomonas sp. LS.1a DNA encodes these proteins:
- the arfB gene encoding alternative ribosome rescue aminoacyl-tRNA hydrolase ArfB → MLTISNNVHLPDADIELTYIRAQGAGGQNVNKVSSAVHLRFDIPASSLPEFYKERLLALRDSRITGDGVLIIKAQQYRTQEQNRADALARLAELIIAAGKTEKKRRPTKPTLGSKTRRLEGKARRSTVKAGRGKVEF, encoded by the coding sequence ATGCTGACCATCTCTAATAACGTGCACCTGCCAGATGCCGACATCGAACTGACATACATCCGCGCGCAAGGCGCAGGTGGGCAGAATGTCAACAAGGTGTCCAGCGCCGTGCACCTGCGCTTCGACATTCCCGCCTCGTCGCTGCCCGAGTTTTACAAGGAGCGGCTGTTGGCGCTGCGTGACAGTCGCATCACCGGCGACGGCGTGTTGATCATCAAGGCACAACAATACCGCACACAGGAGCAGAACCGCGCTGACGCACTGGCGCGTCTTGCCGAGTTGATCATCGCCGCCGGCAAGACCGAGAAGAAACGCCGCCCCACCAAGCCGACCCTCGGCTCGAAGACCCGCCGCCTTGAAGGCAAAGCCAGGCGCAGCACCGTCAAGGCGGGGCGGGGCAAGGTGGAGTTCTAG